ACAATCTAGAAGTGTGAGACCcgacgtcggttggagaggaaaacaaatcattttttataggggtggaaatctctccctaacagatagttttaaaactttgagaggaaacacggaaggaaaagcccaaaaaagacaatatctgctagtggtggactgggcttgggctgctacatggattgtgagatcctacgtcgatttgagaggggaacccggaaggaaaagcccaaaaaagacaatatataCAGCGGTGGactgggcttgggctgttacatggattgtgagattctacgtcggtttgagaggggagctcagaaggaaaaacccaaaaaagacaatatatgctagctgTGGactgggcttgggctgttacatggattgtgagatcctacgtcgggTTGAGAGGGGAGCCcggaaggaaaagctcaaagaagacaatatctgctagctgtggactgggcttgggctattacatggattgtgagatcctacgtcggtttgagagaagaacgatgcatttcttgtaagggtgtgaaaatctctttctagtagacgcgttttaaaattgtgaggttgacacgatatgtaacgggctaaaacttgagaggggaacgatgcatttcttataagggtgtggaaatctctttctagtagacgcgttttaaaaccatgagactgacacgatatgtaacgggctaaaacagacaaaaaaaaaaagatttttcgATCCACAaccaatatttattattcGAGCCTTGTCAAATTCCCTCGGCTTAAACTCGAGCGGGTATGAAACCTTCAAGTTGATCGTGTGGGGTCAAACCAGAGATCGTGAATCCTCGCTCGTCCCTAACTCCAAACTTGCatcgaataatttttttattaaaaaattctaaaaattatataatatacattataaattttttttttttatatttttaaaattaatgtatttagAGATAATAatcttatatttataaatttaatttatttagtttttatgtattttgtatatttaatttaaatatggaACAATTTCTTCTCCTTCGGGTGTGGTCTTCTTCCATTGGAGATCAGAGCTGAGAATCAATGGAAACCCAATCAGAAGCCGCAGAAGAAAGCATAGCGAGCATCAAAGACAAGCGTCAGCAACTCGAAGCTCGCATTGTAGCCCAACACACGAACCACTTGGAGCTTCTCTCTTCTGTTCAAGCTCAAATTCCTGGTATTGTTTCTTCTCTCGATCTCTCTCTCAAGCTCGTATCCTCCTTCAATGGCCGCTCGTTTACTCCCACACCGGTTCTCCCTGAACCCAAGAACAAACCCTCTAAATACCCTTTGTCGAGTAGTGACGCTATGCTCCATAAATCCCGCCCTAATCTTCTTCCGTCAGGAGAAGCGAAACTCGCGATTCAGAAGAATCGGAATGCGAAGTCGTATCCGGAATTGAATTCCGATCGTAAGCGAGTTCGCCAGCCTGATGGCGGGAAATTTTCGATTGACGATAGTAGAAGCCCTTTGTCGGTTGTGCGGTCGATGGTGGCGGTTTGTTTACTCGAACGGGTTCATTTTACGGCGATTGATTCTTCGACGGTGTTGAGGAAATTGGAGAATGATCAGAAGGCTACGGCGGCGGAGAAGGCGGCGTTGCGGGAATTAGGGGGAGATTCCGGTGCGATATTGGCGGTGGAGATGGCTTTGAGGTCGATGGCGGAGGATAACGGCGGGGTTGAATTGGAGGAGTTTGTTGTGAGTGGGAAGTCTCGAGTGATGGTGTTGGGGATTGATCGTACTCGACTTATGAAGGAATTGCCCGAGAGTGCTGATTTTCAGACGCAGGAATCGAACGCGGGAGAGGGTAATTCCGGTCATAATCAGAACCAGCAAGTGGTGAGTGGTGGTGGTGTGGATGTCAATGGCGGAGTCTTTGGGATGGGAGGGCCAATGCCGAGGCCGATGCCGGAGATGTGGATGGGGCCTGGAGACCCCAATATGCAGGGACTATCACCCATGTTTCCGGGCAGTGGACCTGCAGGGTCAATGGCTGGAGGAAGGGGTGCCCCTAGGATGATGGGAATGATGGGGATGCCTAGAGGGATGGGACTCCCCCCATTGCACAGGCCATTGATGGGGCCAAATGTGCCCATGGGTGGCCCCAATTCAATGCCGCAGAAGCCTAAATCTGAGGAGGATGACATGAACGATCTCGAAGCCTTGTTGAACAAGAAGTCGTTTAGAGAATCACAGAAGTCGAAGACTGGTGAGGAGCTCTTGGACCTAATTCACCGCCCAACTGCCAGGGAAACTGCTGTGGCAGCAAAGGTATAATCTAGATTCATCACTTGTTTTCTGTGGCTTGGATTCAAATTTTGCTATGATTCTATCGTTTATGTTAGCTAGTCCTTGGTTATTGTTTGAAAAGTATATACATAATCTACGTTCATGGCTTCTTTTCTGTGGCATGGATTCAAATTTTGCTATGTTTCAGAGGTCCGTGGCTTTAAACTTTTAAGCACACATAGATTGCTTGAAATATGatgtaaataatttgttcATGGCTTAAATTTTGCTATGTTCTTGTCATTTCTGTATGAGTTCTTAGTTTTATCATTTGCTAACCTGATATATCATTATATAGCAAGGAATGCCCGTATTGCAATTCAcaatttcttaatttgttcTCCAGTTTAAAACTAAAGGTGGTTCACAACTGAAAGAATACTGCTCATCCTTAACAAAAGAGGACTGTCGGCGTCAATCTGGCTCTTACGTCGCGTGTGAGAAGGTTCGTACAAACTCTACTGTGAAGTGTAGACAATAATTTGCTTATCATATAAGTGACATGTTTCCATTTTCCAAGATCTTGATTCATGGTGTAGTTGCACTGAAATTTATTCTCAAATTAATGCTGTAAAAGCTGATTCTGGTTAGTTTTTGCTTTGTGAAGAAACGGATTAGATCATTAGAATAGCATAACTGGCTTGTATTAAAGTGAACTGCTACTTTTCCATGCAATCTCCCCCCTCTCTTGGTTTTGTTATACTTAGTTCTTTTAgacgtttttaaaatatcttcgAGAAGATTACCATGGAATCCTTTATTTTCTCTGTACCTATTTCTCATGTTTTGGGTTATTATCACAACATATCAAATAGAATTAACATAGAAGAATTACAAGTAATGTAGTTTTGAGTTTATAAATCATAACTAtagtttgttggatgatgaaagtcccacgttggctaatttagggaatgttcatgggtttataatcaaagaatactctctccattggtatgaggccttttggggaagcccaaagcaaagccatgagagcttatgctcaaagtggacaatatcataccattgtggagagtcgtgttcatctaacatagtTGAGATATTATTGGCTCAGTCTATTTTTCCGAGGCAAAGGTCAAGTTGGTGGGCAGATTGATCTAAGTTTAAGTGGTGTCGAGACGAACCATACTTATACTGTGTAAATCGTTATGCTGTTAGCTTTCAAGACCTATGGCTTTGCTTAGTTTATCCTTGTGAAGAAGTCCCAAAAACATATCTTTTAGTTGAGTCAGGAAAGCCAATATCTTAGTCGGCTTCTGCAATGAACTGGGACTGAAGGTGGCCTGTGCCCTCTActtttaatgagaaaaaaataaactgaGAATTGATGACCAAtttgtttgttcttatttAAGTTTGAACTCTCCCACTTATTTCACTTATAAAATGTTTCACATTGTTGTACTCGTCAcgaaatgaatagattaactTCACTAATTATTACCTACAAACTTTACAGGTTCATTTTCGACGAATCATTGCCCCACATACTGACATCAATCTTGGTGACTGCTCTTTTCTTGATACCTGTCGGCACATGAAGGTAAACATTTATGTTATGAGGATCGTCTAGTAATGAAATATCAACACACTTACTTTTTGTGTCGGGGCACTCCTTCCCCCAACTCTCGCACATACACACAATATATGGGGGCCTGAGAGGTCCATTGGTTAATGTGTTAATGATGGTACTACATTGCATTTTCTCCAGACATGCAAGTATGTCCATTACGAACTTGATCCAATTCAAGATGTGCCACCTATGCTAATGGGAGCTGGATCTGTTGCTCCTCCCAAACAACTAAAGCCTCAGCGAGCTGAATATTGTTCGGAGGTAGAACTTGGTGAATCACAATGGATTAACTGTGACATTCGTAATTTTAGAATGGACATTTTGGGGCAATTTGGAGTGATTATGGCAGATCCACCGTGGGATATCCATATGGAATTGCCTTATGGAACAATGGCTGATGATGAAATGCGCAATCTCAACGTTCCTGCGCTACAGACCGATGGTCTGATTTTTCTTTGGGTCACTGGGCGTGCAATGGAACTTGGAAGAGAATGGTGTGTGCTCAGTTCTTATTGCCTGTTGGCTATAATAATTGTATAATATGTTCTTTCTATTtgtattcaaaattatgtaCAATCATTAATGTGTTGCTGAGATGCTAATAATGTGCTgaatttttatctttcatttggtTCACAAGCATATTACTTTGCCTTTGCAGTTTAGAACAATGGGGCTACAAGCGTGTTGAGGAGCTTATATGGGTTAAGACAAATCAACTTCAAAGAATTATTAGAACAGGGCGGACGGGCCATTGGCTCAATCATAGTAAGGAGCATTGCCTTGTTGGAATAAAGGGAAATCCAGAAGTTAACAGGAATATTGACACAGATGTTGTTGTTGCGGAGGTTCGAGAAACAAGTCGTAAACCGGACGAGGTTAGTCTATCTCTCTCTTGCAAAACCTCCCCATCTGTTATTTCAAGCTCACTTGGAATGTTGTGATAGAACCCAAATATGTTGGAACATAAAAAGTAATCCAACGACAATGTTACT
This portion of the Cucurbita pepo subsp. pepo cultivar mu-cu-16 chromosome LG08, ASM280686v2, whole genome shotgun sequence genome encodes:
- the LOC111800888 gene encoding N6-adenosine-methyltransferase MT-A70-like; amino-acid sequence: METQSEAAEESIASIKDKRQQLEARIVAQHTNHLELLSSVQAQIPGIVSSLDLSLKLVSSFNGRSFTPTPVLPEPKNKPSKYPLSSSDAMLHKSRPNLLPSGEAKLAIQKNRNAKSYPELNSDRKRVRQPDGGKFSIDDSRSPLSVVRSMVAVCLLERVHFTAIDSSTVLRKLENDQKATAAEKAALRELGGDSGAILAVEMALRSMAEDNGGVELEEFVVSGKSRVMVLGIDRTRLMKELPESADFQTQESNAGEGNSGHNQNQQVVSGGGVDVNGGVFGMGGPMPRPMPEMWMGPGDPNMQGLSPMFPGSGPAGSMAGGRGAPRMMGMMGMPRGMGLPPLHRPLMGPNVPMGGPNSMPQKPKSEEDDMNDLEALLNKKSFRESQKSKTGEELLDLIHRPTARETAVAAKFKTKGGSQLKEYCSSLTKEDCRRQSGSYVACEKVHFRRIIAPHTDINLGDCSFLDTCRHMKTCKYVHYELDPIQDVPPMLMGAGSVAPPKQLKPQRAEYCSEVELGESQWINCDIRNFRMDILGQFGVIMADPPWDIHMELPYGTMADDEMRNLNVPALQTDGLIFLWVTGRAMELGRECLEQWGYKRVEELIWVKTNQLQRIIRTGRTGHWLNHSKEHCLVGIKGNPEVNRNIDTDVVVAEVRETSRKPDEMYPLLERISPRTRKLELFARMHNTHAGWISLGNQLNGVRLVDEGLRARFKAAYPNVEVQPASPPRASMETDSGAAQLRSPFAGSESKAAYGNPTTIPEVQYAVATPDKAIAVGVDTAN